Proteins from a single region of Gossypium arboreum isolate Shixiya-1 chromosome 1, ASM2569848v2, whole genome shotgun sequence:
- the LOC108480772 gene encoding EP1-like glycoprotein 2, which translates to MASQLSSLFFQFIFISVFAFATTLAKVLANETFEFINEGEFGDRIIEYDASYRVIRNDVYTFYTYPFRLCFYNTTPDAYIFAMRAGIPNDESLMRWVWDANRNDPVHENATLKFGEDGNFMLADADGRVVWQTNTANKGVTGIRLLPNGNLVLFDKNGKFIWQSFDYPTDTLLVGQSVKINGRNKLVSRKSDMDGSDGPYSLILDHNGFIMYLNNLGQQLIYGGWPTKDFADIVTFAAEPVDVNETNTPYELVLGLTHLQAQPSTSPAGNGRRLLQVRPIGGGSTINLNKVNYNGTYSFLRLGSDGNLRAFTYFPPASYLKWEESFAFFSSYFVRECALPSKCGTYGLCDKRMCVACPSPNGLLGWSESCKPPKPVPCRAGAKFDYYKILGVEHFLNPYLDDGEGPMKVEKCRDKCSKDCKCKGFIYKEDTSRCLTAPVLGTLIKDVNTTSVGYIKYSK; encoded by the coding sequence ATGGCTTCTCAATTatcttcccttttctttcaattcatttTCATTTCTGTCTTTGCCTTTGCTACCACTCTAGCCAAAGTCCTTGCAAACGAAACCTTTGAATTCATCAATGAAGGTGAGTTCGGAGATCGGATTATCGAATACGACGCTAGCTATCGAGTGATCCGAAACGATGTGTACACCTTTTACACCTACCCTTTTCGCCTTTGCTTCTATAATACCACTCCTGATGCTTACATTTTTGCCATGCGAGCTGGCATTCCCAACGACGAAAGCCTAATGAGATGGGTGTGGGACGCTAACCGGAACGATCCGGTTCATGAAAATGCCACCCTCAAATTTGGCGAGGACGGGAATTTCATGTTGGCGGATGCGGATGGTCGTGTCGTGTGGCAAACCAATACGGCTAACAAAGGTGTCACTGGGATTAGGTTACTACCAAATGGTAACTTGGTACTGTTTGATAAAAATGGGAAATTTATTTGGCAAAGCTTTGATTACCCTACTGATACTTTGTTGGTGGGTCAATCGGTTAAAATCAACGGTCGGAACAAGCTTGTTAGCCGGAAATCTGACATGGACGGCTCCGATGGACCGTATAGTCTGATACTAGACCATAATGGGTTCATTATGTATCTAAATAATTTGGGCCAGCAACTTATTTACGGGGGCTGGCCTACAAAGGATTTTGCTGACATTGTGACATTTGCCGCCGAGCCTGTTGACGTTAATGAAACAAATACCCCTTACGAGTTGGTGTTAGGTTTAACACATCTACAAGCTCAACCGAGCACTTCCCCGGCAGGCAACGGCCGGCGACTCCTCCAAGTTCGTCCGATAGGTGGAGGCAGCACAATAAACCTTAATAAAGTCAACTACAATGGCACATATTCATTCTTAAGACTCGGATCCGATGGAAACCTAAGGGCTTTCACATATTTTCCCCCAGCGAGTTACTTAAAATGGGAAGAGAGCTTTGCTTTCTTCTCAAGTTACTTCGTTAGGGAATGCGCTTTGCCATCCAAGTGCGGTACATACGGGTTATGTGACAAGAGAATGTGCGTGGCTTGCCCAAGCCCGAACGGGCTGTTGGGTTGGAGCGAAAGCTGTAAACCACCGAAGCCGGTACCTTGCCGGGCCGGAGCTAAGTTCGATTACTACAAAATCCTGGGGGTGGAACATTTTTTGAACCCATATTTGGATGATGGTGAAGGTCCAATGAAGGTTGAAAAATGCAGGGACAAATGCAGCAAAGATTGCAAATGTAAGGGATTCATTTACAAGGAAGATACATCAAGGTGCTTAACGGCTCCGGTGCTTGGGACTTTGATCAAAGATGTGAATACTACATCTGTGGGATATATTAAGTACTCAAAGTAG